A portion of the Actomonas aquatica genome contains these proteins:
- a CDS encoding ABC transporter ATP-binding protein: MLAITSLTKHYGKLTALDGVSLDIGPGEFFGLLGPNGAGKSTLMSLIAGLKPADAGTITLAGQPAGFGPAAARTRRDLGLVPQTIALYDDLTAEENLRVFGELFALDRATLQERIDEGLAAVGLADRRKHRVKTFSGGMQRRLNLVAALLHRPKLLLCDEPTVGVDPQSRNAIFEFLEKRAAEGLTIIYSTHYMEEATRLCSRIAIIDHGKILADGSLNDLLGHLPSSEQLGLPLSAAATAALPALAAHGTVTTTDDGHQIALHPGTPLSTVFALTEKYGVPSSACTLSRPGLEDVFLHLTGKAFRE; encoded by the coding sequence ATGCTCGCGATCACTTCGCTCACCAAGCACTACGGCAAACTCACCGCCCTCGACGGCGTCTCCCTCGACATCGGTCCCGGTGAATTTTTTGGCCTGCTCGGCCCCAACGGCGCCGGCAAGTCGACCCTCATGTCGCTCATCGCCGGACTCAAACCCGCCGACGCCGGCACCATCACCCTCGCAGGTCAGCCCGCCGGCTTCGGCCCCGCCGCCGCCCGGACCCGCCGCGACCTCGGCCTCGTCCCCCAAACCATCGCGCTCTACGACGACCTCACTGCCGAGGAAAACCTCCGCGTCTTCGGCGAACTCTTCGCCCTCGATCGCGCCACCCTCCAGGAGCGCATCGACGAGGGCCTCGCCGCCGTCGGTCTCGCCGACCGCCGCAAACACCGCGTCAAAACCTTCTCCGGCGGCATGCAACGCCGCCTCAACCTCGTCGCCGCGCTGCTCCATCGCCCCAAGCTCCTCCTCTGCGACGAGCCGACCGTCGGCGTCGATCCGCAGTCCCGCAACGCCATCTTCGAGTTCCTCGAAAAACGCGCCGCCGAGGGCCTCACCATCATCTACTCCACCCACTACATGGAGGAGGCCACCCGCCTTTGCTCCCGCATCGCCATCATCGACCACGGCAAAATCCTCGCCGACGGTTCCCTGAACGACCTGCTCGGCCACCTCCCCTCCAGCGAGCAACTCGGCCTGCCCCTCAGCGCCGCCGCCACCGCCGCCCTCCCGGCCCTCGCCGCCCACGGCACCGTCACCACCACCGACGACGGCCACCAGATCGCGCTCCACCCCGGCACCCCACTCTCCACCGTCTTCGCCCTCACCGAAAAATACGGCGTGCCCTCCTCCGCCTGCACCCTCTCCCGCCCCGGCCTCGAGGACGTCTTCCTGCACCTCACCGGCAAAGCCTTCCGCGAATAA
- a CDS encoding adenosine kinase, whose product MSASAIDLIGVGSPIMDLLAPVPEDFLTQHVAGDKGGMVLVNDAEMSGILAHLPTAPATSTGGSAANATLNATRLGLRTTFLGKLGNCDVAATYRNRFAALGIDTSRFKTGTVPNARSLILTTPDADRTMRTDLGAAMTLSPDEISPADFAGCRHAHIEGYLVFNEALINAVLAAARTAGCTVSMDLASFEVINATRPWIFSQLAEGFDIIFANEDEIRALFEDTTTPYDQLARRLASHGVTAAVKVGKDGAWIARGDELHRIEPVLVDNVVDTNGAGDSWAAGFLSAHLRGKSLAESGRIASHVGAETVKHLGPIIPDEAFAPLKARLG is encoded by the coding sequence ATGTCCGCTTCCGCCATTGATCTCATCGGCGTCGGGTCCCCCATCATGGACCTGCTCGCCCCCGTGCCCGAGGACTTCCTCACCCAACACGTCGCCGGCGACAAGGGCGGCATGGTGCTCGTCAACGACGCCGAGATGAGCGGCATACTCGCCCACCTGCCCACCGCTCCCGCCACCTCCACCGGCGGCTCCGCGGCCAACGCCACCCTCAACGCCACCCGGCTCGGCCTGCGCACCACCTTTCTCGGCAAGCTCGGCAACTGCGACGTCGCCGCCACCTACCGCAACCGCTTCGCCGCCCTCGGCATCGACACCTCCCGCTTCAAAACCGGCACCGTCCCCAACGCCCGGTCGCTCATCCTCACCACGCCCGACGCCGACCGCACCATGCGCACCGACCTCGGCGCCGCCATGACCCTCTCGCCCGACGAGATCAGCCCGGCCGATTTCGCCGGCTGCCGTCACGCCCACATCGAGGGTTACCTCGTCTTCAACGAAGCCCTCATCAACGCCGTCCTCGCCGCCGCCCGCACCGCCGGCTGCACCGTGTCGATGGACCTCGCCTCCTTCGAGGTCATCAACGCCACTCGTCCTTGGATTTTCAGCCAACTCGCCGAGGGCTTCGACATCATCTTCGCCAACGAGGACGAGATCCGCGCCCTCTTCGAAGACACCACCACGCCCTACGACCAACTCGCCCGTCGCCTCGCCTCCCACGGCGTGACCGCCGCCGTCAAGGTCGGCAAGGACGGCGCCTGGATCGCCCGCGGCGATGAGCTTCACCGCATCGAACCCGTGCTCGTCGACAACGTCGTCGACACCAACGGCGCCGGTGATTCCTGGGCCGCCGGTTTCCTCAGCGCCCACCTCCGCGGCAAATCCCTCGCCGAGTCCGGCCGCATCGCCAGTCACGTCGGCGCCGAAACCGTCAAACACCTCGGCCCCATCATCCCCGACGAAGCCTTCGCCCCCCTCAAAGCCCGCCTCGGCTAA
- a CDS encoding DUF6941 family protein, translating to MQSKPQVLVWLTCDGVHIDPATGKHTILGIFSNICGRQFPFVHPYMVWFLTVSDVQPGKHKVRISMGVDPAQMQPLIEREFESKSPLQRINLINEVRNLTFPAPGQYDLLIEIDDEVLLSTNIQVTSQ from the coding sequence GTGCAATCTAAACCTCAAGTCCTCGTTTGGCTGACCTGCGACGGTGTCCACATCGACCCCGCCACCGGCAAACACACCATCCTCGGCATCTTCTCCAATATCTGCGGCCGCCAGTTCCCGTTCGTCCACCCCTACATGGTCTGGTTTCTGACCGTGAGCGACGTCCAACCCGGCAAGCACAAGGTCCGCATTTCCATGGGCGTCGACCCCGCTCAGATGCAGCCGCTCATCGAGCGCGAGTTCGAATCCAAGAGCCCCCTCCAGCGCATCAATCTCATCAACGAGGTGCGCAACCTCACCTTCCCCGCCCCCGGCCAATACGACCTGCTCATCGAGATCGACGACGAGGTCCTGCTCTCGACCAACATCCAAGTCACGTCCCAATAA
- a CDS encoding DUF819 family protein, translated as MEHVEAALQNLNAYPRWLVASCVIVVALAVLWVLGKLLKWTVYVIVGLAALAVIGGGVWWWLG; from the coding sequence ATGGAGCACGTTGAAGCCGCTTTGCAGAACCTGAATGCCTACCCGCGCTGGCTGGTGGCGAGCTGTGTGATCGTGGTGGCGCTGGCGGTGCTCTGGGTGCTGGGCAAGCTGCTCAAGTGGACGGTCTATGTGATCGTGGGGCTGGCGGCGCTGGCGGTGATCGGTGGCGGGGTCTGGTGGTGGCTGGGCTGA
- a CDS encoding CTP synthase has product MKYIFVTGGVVSSLGKGLTAAALGALLEVRGLRVRIQKFDPYLNVDPGTMSPFQHGEVYVLEDGAETDLDLGHYERFTSGKLSRLNSLSSGQVYESVIQNERRGMYLGKTVQVIPHVTNEIKERIYQGGKDVDVLITEIGGTTGDIEGLPFLEAMRQFALEVGPRDCLFIHVTLVPYLGAAGELKTKPTQQSVAKLREIGIQPHIVVCRCEHPMDQGMRDKISMFCNVPVKAVVECRDVSSIYELPHALQREGMDDLVVDLFGMKRPMPDKNPWDNIVQRINNPRHEVTIGVVGKYIELQDAYKSVYESVTHAGIANHCRVNVVRIDAEDLEAKNGLELLKNLDGILVPGGFGDRGTEGKIAAAKYARENGVPYYGLCLGLQIAVIEFCRNVLKLKGANSLEFDPDAKEPVIMIMEEQKKIVDKGATMRLGSYECQLQPGTLARKAYGQEYVRERHRHRFEVNNAYVGQMQRAGLTISGINPRRNLVEIVEIKKHPWFVAVQFHPEFQSKPSEAHPLFAAFVKAAMKHKSGAAKKVAAKSAKPGKKKASAKKKAATKKAPAAKKVEPKAAE; this is encoded by the coding sequence ATGAAATATATTTTCGTGACGGGTGGGGTGGTTTCGTCCTTGGGAAAGGGCCTTACCGCAGCGGCTCTCGGAGCGTTGCTGGAGGTCCGCGGGTTGCGCGTCCGCATTCAGAAATTTGACCCCTACCTGAACGTCGATCCGGGCACGATGAGCCCGTTTCAGCACGGCGAGGTGTATGTGCTCGAAGACGGTGCCGAGACCGATCTCGACCTGGGTCACTACGAGCGTTTCACGAGCGGCAAACTCTCGCGCCTGAACAGCCTGTCGTCGGGCCAGGTCTACGAGAGCGTGATTCAGAACGAGCGCCGCGGCATGTATCTGGGCAAGACGGTGCAGGTGATCCCGCACGTCACCAACGAGATCAAAGAGCGCATTTATCAGGGCGGCAAAGACGTCGACGTGTTGATCACCGAGATCGGCGGCACGACGGGTGACATCGAGGGGTTGCCCTTCCTCGAAGCGATGCGCCAGTTCGCCCTCGAAGTGGGGCCGCGCGACTGTCTCTTCATCCATGTGACGCTGGTGCCCTATCTCGGTGCGGCGGGCGAGTTGAAGACCAAGCCCACCCAGCAGTCGGTAGCGAAGCTGCGCGAGATCGGTATCCAGCCGCACATCGTGGTGTGCCGTTGCGAGCACCCGATGGATCAGGGCATGCGCGACAAGATTTCCATGTTCTGCAACGTGCCGGTGAAGGCCGTGGTGGAGTGCCGCGACGTGTCGTCGATTTACGAACTGCCGCATGCGCTGCAGCGCGAAGGCATGGACGATCTGGTGGTCGACCTCTTCGGCATGAAGCGTCCGATGCCGGACAAAAACCCGTGGGACAACATCGTGCAGCGCATCAACAATCCGCGCCACGAGGTGACCATCGGCGTGGTGGGCAAATACATCGAGCTGCAGGACGCCTACAAATCGGTCTACGAGTCGGTGACTCACGCGGGCATCGCGAACCATTGCCGGGTGAACGTGGTGCGCATCGACGCCGAGGATTTGGAGGCCAAGAACGGCCTCGAGCTGCTCAAGAATCTCGATGGCATTCTGGTGCCAGGCGGCTTCGGCGATCGCGGCACGGAGGGCAAAATCGCGGCGGCCAAATACGCCCGCGAGAACGGCGTGCCGTATTACGGCCTCTGCCTCGGTCTGCAGATCGCGGTGATCGAGTTCTGCCGCAACGTGCTCAAGTTGAAGGGCGCCAACTCGCTGGAGTTTGATCCGGATGCGAAGGAGCCCGTCATCATGATCATGGAGGAGCAGAAGAAGATCGTGGATAAAGGCGCCACCATGCGTCTCGGCAGCTACGAGTGTCAGCTGCAGCCCGGCACACTCGCGCGCAAGGCCTACGGCCAAGAGTATGTGCGTGAGCGCCATCGTCACCGGTTTGAGGTCAACAACGCCTATGTCGGTCAGATGCAGCGCGCCGGTCTGACCATCAGCGGCATCAACCCGCGTCGCAACCTGGTCGAGATCGTGGAAATCAAGAAGCACCCCTGGTTCGTGGCGGTGCAGTTCCACCCGGAATTTCAGTCGAAGCCCAGCGAGGCGCATCCGCTGTTCGCAGCCTTTGTGAAGGCGGCGATGAAGCACAAGTCGGGGGCGGCCAAGAAGGTCGCGGCGAAGAGCGCCAAGCCGGGCAAAAAGAAGGCGAGCGCGAAGAAAAAGGCCGCGACAAAGAAGGCACCGGCGGCCAAGAAGGTCGAGCCGAAGGCGGCTGAATAA
- the kdsA gene encoding 3-deoxy-8-phosphooctulonate synthase, producing MLYDPEKLLLLAGPCSLENETICRTVATELVALREAHPELNIVFKGSFDKANRTSIAGDRGTGMAKGLELLAMVQREFGLPVVTDIHSADQCAPVAEVVDVLQIPAFLCRQTDLLLAAAATGKVVNVKKGQFLSPTDMVHVVGKLKEGGAAEIWQTDRGTTFGYQNLVVDMRSFPIMAQNGYATILDATHSVQLPGAGGGKSSGQREFVEPLAKAALGAGANGLFLETHPDPDNAISDGPNMVPLAELAGLLRRCLAVWQAVRTG from the coding sequence ATGCTCTACGATCCGGAAAAACTCCTTTTGCTGGCGGGCCCGTGCTCGCTGGAAAACGAAACCATCTGCCGCACGGTGGCGACCGAACTGGTCGCGCTGCGCGAGGCGCACCCGGAGCTGAACATCGTCTTTAAAGGTTCCTTCGACAAAGCCAACCGCACCTCCATCGCGGGAGACCGCGGCACGGGTATGGCGAAGGGTTTGGAACTGCTGGCGATGGTGCAGCGCGAGTTTGGCCTGCCGGTGGTGACCGACATTCACAGCGCCGACCAATGCGCGCCGGTGGCGGAGGTCGTCGACGTGTTGCAGATCCCGGCCTTCCTGTGCCGCCAGACCGATCTGCTGCTGGCGGCGGCGGCGACCGGCAAGGTCGTGAACGTGAAGAAAGGCCAGTTCCTCTCGCCGACCGATATGGTGCATGTGGTGGGCAAACTGAAAGAGGGCGGCGCGGCCGAGATCTGGCAGACGGATCGCGGCACGACCTTTGGGTATCAGAACCTGGTGGTCGACATGCGCAGCTTCCCGATCATGGCGCAGAACGGTTACGCCACGATTCTCGATGCGACGCACAGCGTGCAGCTCCCCGGCGCGGGTGGCGGCAAGAGCAGTGGTCAGCGCGAGTTTGTGGAGCCGCTGGCCAAAGCCGCGCTGGGCGCGGGCGCGAATGGACTCTTTCTGGAGACGCATCCGGACCCGGACAACGCGATCAGCGACGGGCCCAACATGGTGCCGCTCGCCGAGTTGGCCGGTTTGCTGCGCCGCTGTCTGGCGGTGTGGCAGGCAGTGCGAACCGGTTGA
- a CDS encoding beta-ketoacyl-ACP synthase 3 has translation MSDSTMETFLIDVPVPSMGATVNELTVIDIMVQVGDHFAQGDKLAELESDKSVFEWEAPCEGTVVAWHVRPGDIVPSGAAFVRLETADTSLKHLEVKADAAPVEAKPAAAEKPAAEAAATPAVAATPPPAPVAPPPAPASAPASTGPKWTPRAVKLIKEAGLDPATITDIEATGPGGRVSGDDVAAYLAQKATGPEAAVEPAAVRPATAADETVCIAGVGFAVPKNVRSTKDVLKEFPGRTEAEMIKLTGIRERRYADEGQSATDLASVAVQHAVEQAGIDIKTVDGIIMATIIPDQPVPSMASALARKLGIPHALAFDLNAACSGWLYALEVGRSLIRGGTAKNLIVVTAELLSRITNPKDHETAFLFGDGAGAAVLTDAGGGHRLHRMALSGDATYYAAIQRRGGGANKPWPKPEDIDIKDFYLQMDGGTVFKNAVISFANQIEATLARHNLKPEDIEWVVPHQANERILRAVSKRVGIPFDRFVVTISRYGNTSGASVSMALGWGAEEEIFQTGDRIIFCSVGAGLTYAGGLLVW, from the coding sequence ATGTCCGATTCCACGATGGAAACCTTTCTGATCGATGTGCCCGTGCCCTCCATGGGCGCGACCGTGAACGAACTCACGGTGATCGATATCATGGTGCAGGTGGGCGACCACTTTGCCCAAGGCGACAAGCTGGCCGAGCTGGAGAGCGACAAGTCGGTCTTCGAATGGGAGGCGCCGTGCGAGGGCACGGTGGTGGCGTGGCACGTGCGGCCGGGCGATATCGTGCCGTCGGGCGCGGCCTTTGTGCGGCTGGAGACGGCAGACACGTCGCTGAAGCATTTGGAGGTGAAGGCGGACGCGGCGCCGGTTGAGGCGAAGCCGGCCGCAGCAGAGAAGCCGGCGGCTGAAGCCGCCGCTACGCCCGCAGTGGCGGCCACTCCGCCGCCTGCACCGGTGGCTCCGCCGCCAGCGCCGGCTTCGGCTCCGGCGAGCACGGGTCCGAAGTGGACGCCGCGCGCGGTGAAATTGATCAAGGAGGCTGGGCTCGATCCGGCGACGATTACGGACATCGAAGCCACGGGACCGGGCGGTCGCGTTTCGGGCGATGATGTGGCGGCTTACCTCGCGCAAAAAGCTACCGGCCCGGAAGCCGCAGTGGAACCGGCGGCTGTGCGGCCGGCGACGGCGGCGGACGAGACGGTGTGCATCGCGGGCGTGGGTTTTGCGGTGCCGAAGAACGTGCGTTCGACCAAGGACGTGCTGAAGGAATTTCCCGGTCGCACCGAGGCGGAGATGATCAAGCTCACGGGTATCCGCGAGCGCCGCTATGCCGACGAAGGGCAATCGGCCACCGACCTCGCTTCGGTGGCGGTGCAGCATGCGGTCGAGCAGGCGGGCATCGATATCAAGACGGTCGATGGCATCATCATGGCCACGATCATTCCGGACCAGCCGGTGCCTTCGATGGCCAGTGCGCTCGCGCGCAAGTTGGGCATCCCGCACGCGTTGGCGTTTGACCTCAACGCGGCCTGCTCGGGCTGGTTGTATGCGCTGGAGGTGGGCCGTTCGCTGATTCGCGGCGGCACGGCGAAGAACCTGATCGTGGTGACGGCCGAGTTGTTGTCGCGCATCACCAACCCGAAGGATCACGAGACGGCGTTTCTCTTTGGTGACGGTGCCGGCGCGGCGGTGTTGACCGATGCGGGCGGCGGCCACCGGCTGCACCGCATGGCGCTCTCGGGTGACGCGACCTATTACGCGGCGATTCAGCGGCGCGGCGGCGGGGCCAACAAGCCGTGGCCGAAGCCGGAGGATATCGATATCAAAGATTTCTATCTGCAGATGGACGGCGGCACGGTGTTCAAGAACGCCGTGATCTCGTTTGCCAATCAGATCGAGGCGACGTTGGCGCGGCACAACCTGAAGCCGGAGGATATCGAATGGGTGGTCCCGCATCAGGCCAACGAGCGGATTCTGCGCGCGGTATCGAAGCGGGTCGGCATTCCGTTTGATCGCTTCGTGGTGACGATTTCCCGCTACGGCAATACCTCCGGCGCCAGCGTATCGATGGCGCTCGGTTGGGGCGCGGAAGAGGAAATCTTCCAGACGGGCGACCGCATCATCTTTTGCAGTGTCGGCGCGGGTCTGACCTACGCGGGCGGTCTGCTCGTGTGGTGA
- a CDS encoding response regulator produces the protein MSYTILIVEDNRNSIYLLEQLLRDAGHTVWPAVNGEEAVDLIKSRGLPDLVVSDALMPRMDGFELCHILRSDPTTCTVPFVIYTATFTDESDEHFAHDVGADCYLIKPFDPERVVARFEEVIRDVRAKPPRPVRPKGPGAAFFEGHSRRMSMKLETKVDELSATNAALAASESEIRQLNDRLVASIRNLEAEIEERHRTNNQLTLAFQVAHMGSFAFDFDRGISTWSREALDLLDQPPGQRSFNWDLFARRVPPKQRAAAALVFSPDAHDTESHQVEFALECGDGTIRHIIARSQRVAVDEFGENRRIGVLRDISIRRRAEIERAQMERSLRQAQKMEAIGNLAGGIAHDFNNFLAVISASGELLEMDAAENGLPEHWRDGMRDIRQACARAKDLVAQILLFSRNEPSKREPIDLRNVIRDAIGQFNNTVRTNIVVATDLRTKRLAVANIGQINQILLNLCNNAKYAIGNRPGEITIRLSEASFTPAQAQRRPPLNPGDYLLLEVADTGSGMDEDTLQRIFEPFFSTKPPGEGTGLGLAMVHGIVVGHDGAIFADSTPGQGTCISIYIPAARDALAPSAADRGASPLPTGKGERILVVDDEPAVAKVACSLINRLGYRAESMNDARTARDRLLHNPDEFALVVTDYFMPGLTGVDLGKAVWTKYPDLPIIMIVGFGGQMDAGRARAEGFKAFVSKPFTLQSLSDAISLALQPE, from the coding sequence GTGAGCTACACCATTCTCATCGTAGAGGATAACCGCAACAGCATCTACCTGCTCGAGCAGCTCCTGCGCGACGCCGGCCATACCGTCTGGCCCGCCGTCAACGGCGAGGAAGCCGTCGACCTCATCAAATCCCGGGGCCTGCCCGATCTCGTCGTCTCCGACGCCCTCATGCCCCGCATGGACGGTTTCGAACTCTGCCACATCCTGCGCAGCGATCCGACCACCTGCACCGTCCCCTTCGTCATCTACACCGCCACCTTCACCGACGAGAGCGACGAACACTTCGCGCACGACGTCGGGGCCGATTGTTACCTCATCAAACCCTTCGACCCCGAACGTGTGGTCGCCCGCTTCGAGGAAGTCATCCGCGACGTGCGCGCCAAGCCCCCGCGCCCGGTGCGGCCCAAGGGACCCGGCGCAGCCTTCTTCGAAGGCCACAGCCGGCGCATGTCGATGAAGCTCGAAACCAAGGTCGACGAACTCTCCGCCACCAACGCCGCCCTCGCCGCCTCCGAATCCGAAATTCGCCAGCTCAACGACCGCCTCGTCGCCTCCATTCGCAATCTCGAGGCCGAAATCGAAGAACGCCACCGCACCAACAACCAGCTGACCCTCGCCTTCCAGGTCGCCCACATGGGCAGCTTCGCCTTCGACTTCGACCGCGGCATCTCCACCTGGTCCCGCGAAGCCCTCGACCTGCTCGACCAGCCCCCGGGCCAACGCAGCTTCAACTGGGACCTCTTCGCTCGCCGCGTCCCCCCCAAACAACGCGCCGCCGCCGCCCTCGTCTTCTCGCCCGACGCCCACGACACCGAATCCCACCAAGTCGAATTCGCCCTCGAATGCGGCGACGGCACCATCCGCCACATCATCGCCCGCAGCCAACGTGTCGCCGTCGATGAGTTCGGCGAAAACCGCCGCATCGGCGTCCTGCGCGATATCTCCATCCGTCGCCGGGCCGAAATCGAGCGCGCCCAGATGGAGCGCAGCCTGCGCCAGGCCCAGAAGATGGAAGCCATCGGCAACCTCGCCGGCGGCATCGCGCACGACTTCAATAACTTCCTCGCCGTAATCTCCGCCTCCGGCGAATTGCTCGAAATGGATGCCGCCGAAAACGGCCTGCCCGAGCACTGGCGCGACGGTATGCGCGACATCCGCCAAGCCTGCGCCCGCGCCAAGGACCTCGTGGCCCAGATCCTCCTATTCAGCCGCAACGAGCCCTCCAAGCGCGAACCGATCGATCTGCGCAACGTCATCCGCGACGCCATCGGCCAGTTCAACAACACCGTGCGCACCAACATCGTGGTCGCCACCGACCTGCGCACCAAGCGTCTCGCCGTCGCCAACATCGGGCAGATCAACCAGATCCTCCTCAACCTCTGCAACAACGCCAAATACGCCATCGGCAATCGCCCCGGCGAGATCACCATCCGCCTCAGCGAGGCGTCCTTCACCCCCGCTCAAGCCCAACGCCGCCCGCCCCTCAACCCCGGCGACTACCTGCTGCTCGAGGTCGCGGACACCGGCTCCGGCATGGATGAAGATACCCTGCAACGCATCTTCGAACCGTTCTTCTCCACCAAACCGCCCGGCGAAGGCACCGGCCTCGGTCTCGCCATGGTGCACGGCATCGTCGTCGGTCACGACGGCGCGATCTTTGCCGACAGCACCCCGGGCCAGGGCACCTGCATCTCCATCTACATCCCGGCCGCCCGCGACGCCCTCGCCCCGTCCGCCGCCGACCGCGGAGCCTCTCCCCTGCCCACCGGCAAAGGCGAACGCATCCTCGTCGTCGACGACGAACCGGCCGTCGCCAAGGTCGCCTGCTCCCTCATCAACCGCCTCGGCTACCGGGCCGAGTCCATGAACGATGCCCGCACCGCGCGCGATCGCCTGCTGCACAACCCCGACGAGTTTGCCCTCGTGGTGACCGACTACTTCATGCCCGGCCTCACCGGCGTCGATCTCGGCAAAGCGGTTTGGACCAAATACCCGGACCTACCGATCATCATGATCGTCGGTTTCGGGGGCCAGATGGATGCCGGCCGCGCTCGCGCCGAAGGCTTCAAGGCCTTCGTCAGCAAACCCTTCACCCTGCAGTCTCTGTCCGACGCCATCAGCCTGGCCCTGCAGCCAGAATGA
- a CDS encoding response regulator has product MPTALLIEDNASNRHLATFLLEKAGFTVAHATNGQQGLDLARTQLPDIIVLDIEMPVMDGYETLEHLKASAQTRDIPVLVASSYAMPGERQRALDLGVREYLEKPFDPDDFMQRAQALLSS; this is encoded by the coding sequence ATGCCCACCGCCCTTCTGATCGAAGACAACGCTTCGAATCGTCACCTCGCTACCTTCCTCCTCGAGAAAGCCGGCTTCACCGTCGCCCACGCCACTAATGGTCAGCAGGGCCTCGATTTGGCGCGCACTCAGTTGCCCGACATCATCGTCTTGGACATCGAGATGCCCGTGATGGACGGCTACGAGACCCTTGAGCACCTCAAGGCCTCCGCACAAACTCGCGACATCCCCGTCCTCGTCGCCTCCTCTTACGCCATGCCCGGCGAGCGCCAACGTGCCCTCGACCTCGGCGTGCGCGAATACCTCGAAAAGCCGTTCGACCCGGACGACTTCATGCAGCGCGCCCAAGCCCTCCTTTCGTCGTGA